One stretch of Flavobacterium sp. 9 DNA includes these proteins:
- a CDS encoding DUF4956 domain-containing protein — protein sequence MDLNELSGRFLLLFFSILILYFFSNRKDNETINPLMVIVGLCTFSLCYLFTKIEIGVGIGFGLFAIFSILRFRTQSFTVNAIIFLFATITLSILDIMYPYEKIEVLLFFQIIIIGFYIIASVIVNKKASKYLNIVEVKIALESDFSLNNQSIRKSVQQKMNIDDFDFKIVNINTVSNEIDLQVFY from the coding sequence ATGGATTTAAACGAACTTTCAGGAAGATTTCTATTGTTGTTTTTCTCAATTTTGATTTTGTATTTTTTCTCCAATAGAAAAGATAATGAAACCATAAATCCTTTGATGGTGATTGTTGGTCTTTGCACTTTTTCGCTTTGTTATTTGTTTACAAAAATTGAAATAGGCGTTGGAATTGGGTTTGGATTATTTGCCATTTTCTCCATTTTAAGATTCAGGACACAGTCTTTTACTGTAAATGCAATTATCTTTTTGTTTGCTACAATTACGCTTTCTATTTTGGATATTATGTATCCATATGAGAAAATAGAAGTACTTCTGTTTTTTCAGATTATCATCATCGGATTTTATATTATAGCTTCGGTAATAGTCAATAAAAAAGCTTCTAAATATTTGAATATAGTGGAAGTAAAAATCGCTTTAGAAAGTGATTTTTCTTTGAACAATCAATCAATACGAAAGTCTGTTCAGCAAAAGATGAATATCGATGATTTCGATTTTAAAATTGTAAATATAAATACCGTTTCAAACGAAATTGATCTTCAGGTATTCTATTGA
- a CDS encoding PEP/pyruvate-binding domain-containing protein, with the protein MQKYIYSLFFLFIAVTLSAQRYSASLSNYKAYKAFRGKPLSDKFSNIESVKVIYDLKKQKMYYFNSSLILLHYDFVTHYLGYSQDLEVFNNENYSDTMKDRDFFLGNLNHIKGTEKWIFELAASDHMPIESIERFYNLIVKSTFIGSNLKFYLNNPTQMEWFQQQKFKIPCVKSDYIFNEIKYQEVVAGTNIGILKQYKIKDLEKIKPNPDEIIVLDGTPDILPNVRGIIVNELQTPLSHLVLLGKNRKIPIMAYTTALQDNNIKRLLSKKVELKIAIDTFYIKETTKKIEQKATTKKKKLIIDNSVTDLVDLATIPKKGINYIGSKAQNMAYLIAISKEISFKTPEDAHAIPFYFYTKHIQKKSISPLITELLEYPHKDSTVWIYHQLKKIRDAIKKEPVDSELIAKLNETFKNAKFKNFRFRSSTNAEDLDDFNGAGLYDSKTGILGDSIKTFEKAIKQVWASVWNEASYNERELFGIDQHNIAMGVLVHRSFPDELANGVVITKNMFRENFPGITVNVQKGENSVVKPEKGEICEQFVAYHFNSGKDDTDFDVDYTSNSNLNNNEPLLSRKEMSRLFLVSSKIEEKMYRYWKKNRYHPVDIEFKIVGENRDLYVKQVRPFNE; encoded by the coding sequence ATGCAAAAATACATTTACAGTCTGTTTTTTCTATTCATTGCAGTTACTTTAAGTGCTCAAAGATACTCTGCGTCATTATCAAATTATAAAGCCTATAAAGCATTTAGAGGCAAACCTTTATCAGATAAATTTTCGAATATAGAATCTGTAAAAGTTATCTATGATCTAAAAAAACAAAAAATGTACTACTTCAATAGTAGTCTGATTCTTTTGCATTATGACTTTGTTACCCACTATTTAGGATATAGCCAGGACTTAGAAGTTTTTAATAATGAAAATTATAGCGATACGATGAAAGACAGAGATTTTTTTCTGGGAAATCTTAATCATATCAAAGGAACTGAAAAATGGATTTTCGAATTAGCAGCTTCAGATCATATGCCAATTGAATCTATTGAACGCTTTTATAATTTAATCGTAAAATCAACTTTTATTGGTTCAAATTTAAAATTTTACCTGAACAATCCCACTCAAATGGAATGGTTTCAACAACAAAAATTCAAGATTCCTTGTGTAAAATCAGATTATATTTTTAACGAAATTAAGTATCAGGAAGTTGTTGCGGGGACAAATATTGGTATTCTAAAACAATACAAAATCAAAGACTTAGAAAAGATAAAACCAAATCCAGACGAAATTATTGTTTTGGACGGAACACCTGACATTTTACCCAATGTAAGAGGAATTATTGTGAACGAATTACAAACGCCTTTAAGTCATTTAGTGCTTTTGGGTAAGAACAGAAAAATTCCGATAATGGCTTACACAACAGCATTACAAGATAATAATATCAAAAGATTGCTTTCGAAAAAAGTAGAATTAAAAATTGCAATTGATACTTTTTACATCAAAGAAACCACTAAAAAAATAGAACAAAAAGCTACAACCAAAAAGAAAAAACTAATCATTGATAATAGTGTTACTGATTTAGTTGATTTAGCCACAATCCCTAAAAAAGGAATAAATTATATTGGTTCTAAAGCTCAAAACATGGCTTATTTAATCGCTATTTCAAAAGAAATTTCGTTTAAAACTCCAGAAGATGCACATGCAATTCCGTTTTATTTTTATACCAAACACATTCAGAAAAAATCAATTTCGCCATTAATTACTGAGCTTTTAGAATATCCGCATAAAGATTCTACAGTTTGGATTTACCATCAATTGAAAAAGATTCGTGATGCAATTAAGAAAGAACCTGTAGATTCTGAATTAATTGCAAAACTGAATGAAACCTTCAAAAATGCTAAGTTTAAAAACTTTCGATTCAGATCTTCTACAAATGCTGAAGATTTAGATGATTTTAATGGCGCCGGATTATATGATTCTAAAACCGGAATTCTTGGCGACAGCATTAAAACATTCGAAAAAGCAATTAAACAAGTTTGGGCAAGCGTCTGGAATGAAGCTTCGTACAACGAAAGAGAACTTTTTGGCATTGATCAGCACAATATCGCAATGGGAGTTTTAGTCCATCGTTCTTTTCCGGATGAACTTGCAAATGGCGTTGTAATTACAAAAAATATGTTCCGGGAAAATTTCCCAGGTATAACTGTTAATGTTCAAAAAGGAGAAAACTCAGTTGTAAAACCGGAAAAAGGAGAAATATGCGAGCAATTTGTCGCTTATCATTTTAATTCAGGAAAAGACGACACTGATTTTGATGTAGATTATACCTCAAATTCCAACTTAAACAATAACGAACCTTTATTAAGCCGAAAAGAAATGAGTCGGCTATTTCTTGTGAGTTCAAAAATCGAAGAAAAAATGTATCGTTATTGGAAAAAAAACAGATATCATCCGGTAGATATTGAGTTTAAAATTGTTGGAGAAAACAGGGATTTATATGTTAAACAAGTTCGTCCTTTTAATGAATAA
- a CDS encoding DUF4386 domain-containing protein yields the protein MSQEQINLKRTARITGFIYLLIAITGVFGIMYVPMQLIDSGNLPLTMRTILRHEFLFRAGIMSNLVCQTLFVFLVLQLYKLFQQVSKHLSRTMFALVIVGVPIAFVIIFNQLFALLLLKENFMRSFPPAQLQLLVMAFLKMYNYGNVVIGIFWGLWLIPFGQLVYKSGFMPKILGILLIIGGSAYVLDAFAFVLFPSYHFSVTGIIVGLTSSVAEFGMVFWLLIKGVRKVGA from the coding sequence ATGAGTCAGGAGCAAATTAATTTAAAAAGAACGGCAAGAATTACTGGTTTTATCTATTTACTTATTGCTATAACAGGTGTTTTTGGGATCATGTATGTACCAATGCAATTAATTGATTCCGGTAATTTACCCTTAACAATGCGAACTATTTTACGTCATGAATTTCTCTTTCGTGCCGGTATTATGAGCAATTTGGTTTGTCAGACTTTATTTGTGTTTTTAGTTTTGCAGCTTTACAAATTGTTTCAGCAAGTGAGTAAACATTTGTCCAGAACTATGTTTGCCCTAGTAATTGTTGGAGTTCCAATTGCGTTCGTAATTATTTTCAATCAGTTGTTTGCTTTATTGTTATTGAAAGAAAATTTCATGAGAAGTTTTCCACCTGCTCAATTGCAATTATTAGTAATGGCATTTCTAAAAATGTATAATTACGGAAATGTCGTTATCGGTATCTTTTGGGGACTTTGGTTAATTCCTTTTGGACAATTAGTTTATAAATCAGGATTTATGCCTAAAATTTTAGGAATATTATTAATTATCGGTGGATCAGCTTATGTACTTGATGCATTTGCATTTGTGTTATTCCCAAGTTATCATTTTTCTGTAACAGGAATTATTGTTGGTTTGACATCTTCTGTCGCGGAGTTTGGAATGGTTTTTTGGTTGTTGATTAAAGGAGTTCGAAAAGTTGGTGCTTAA
- a CDS encoding nitronate monooxygenase family protein — protein MNRITQLFNIKYPIIQGGMIWNSGYKLASAVSNAGGLGLIGAGSMYPEVLREHIQKCKKATDKPFGVNIPMLYPNIEEIMNIVVEEGVKIVFTSAGNPKTWTSFLKEKGITVVHVVSSSIFALKAQEAGVDAIVAEGFEAGGHNGRDETTTLTLIPMVKEKIQIPIIAAGGIATGRGMLATMILGADGVQVGSRFAASIESSSHDNFKQTIVNVKEGDTQLTLKELAPVRLIKNKFYQDVQSLYERCPSKEELTELLGRARAKKGMFEGDLEEGELEIGQIAGIIHEILPVEQIIKQMMADFEIASKEKAKFEF, from the coding sequence ATGAATAGAATTACGCAGCTTTTTAATATAAAATATCCAATTATTCAGGGAGGAATGATTTGGAACAGTGGTTATAAATTAGCTTCAGCAGTAAGTAATGCTGGAGGTTTGGGACTTATTGGTGCAGGTTCAATGTATCCGGAAGTTTTGAGAGAACATATTCAGAAATGCAAAAAAGCAACTGATAAACCTTTTGGGGTTAACATTCCGATGTTATATCCAAATATTGAAGAAATCATGAATATTGTAGTTGAAGAAGGCGTGAAAATCGTTTTTACTTCGGCAGGAAATCCTAAAACATGGACTTCTTTTTTAAAAGAAAAAGGAATTACAGTTGTACACGTTGTGAGTAGCAGTATTTTTGCTCTAAAAGCACAAGAAGCAGGGGTTGACGCAATTGTTGCAGAAGGTTTTGAGGCTGGTGGACATAATGGACGCGATGAAACAACAACGCTGACTTTGATTCCGATGGTAAAAGAAAAGATTCAGATTCCGATTATCGCTGCTGGCGGAATTGCTACGGGAAGAGGAATGTTGGCTACGATGATTTTAGGTGCTGATGGTGTTCAGGTTGGAAGTCGTTTTGCTGCATCGATAGAATCGTCTTCGCACGATAATTTCAAACAGACTATTGTGAATGTTAAGGAAGGTGATACGCAATTGACATTGAAAGAATTGGCTCCGGTTCGATTGATTAAAAATAAGTTTTATCAGGACGTTCAGAGTTTATATGAAAGATGTCCTTCAAAAGAAGAATTGACAGAACTTTTGGGCAGAGCAAGAGCTAAAAAAGGAATGTTCGAAGGCGATCTTGAAGAAGGTGAACTTGAAATTGGTCAAATAGCGGGAATTATCCATGAAATTTTACCAGTAGAACAAATTATTAAACAAATGATGGCCGATTTTGAAATTGCTTCCAAAGAAAAGGCTAAATTTGAGTTTTAA
- the mnmA gene encoding tRNA 2-thiouridine(34) synthase MnmA: protein MKRVVVGLSGGVDSSVAAYLLQQQGYEVIGLFMKNWHDDSVTISNECPWLEDSNDALLVAEKLGIPFQTVDLSEEYKEKIVDYMFNEYEKGRTPNPDVLCNREIKFDVFMKIALSLGADYVATGHYCQKSEIEVDGKPVYQLIAGADNNKDQSYFLCQLSQEQLAKSLFPIGALTKPEVREIAAEMDLVTAEKKDSQGLCFIGKVRLPEFLQQKLQPKEGKIVQIDKNDPIYTIEKPTGLSLEEELKLEAKKRDYLPTMGKVVGKHQGAHYFTIGQRKGLNVGGTTDPLFIIATDVETNTIYTGLTSLHPGLFKKALFIEKSEVHWIRTDLALKVGEKMEVMARIRYRQPLQKATLHQFEDGMYVQFEEGQSAITEGQFVAWYFDNELVGSGVIS, encoded by the coding sequence ATGAAACGTGTAGTTGTTGGACTTTCTGGTGGAGTAGATTCTAGTGTTGCTGCTTATTTATTGCAACAACAAGGATACGAAGTTATTGGGCTTTTTATGAAAAATTGGCACGATGATTCAGTTACTATTTCTAATGAATGTCCTTGGTTAGAGGATAGTAATGACGCTTTATTAGTTGCTGAAAAACTTGGTATACCGTTTCAAACTGTCGATTTAAGTGAAGAATACAAAGAAAAAATCGTTGATTATATGTTCAACGAATACGAAAAAGGAAGAACTCCAAATCCTGACGTGCTTTGTAATCGCGAAATCAAATTTGATGTTTTCATGAAAATTGCCTTAAGTCTTGGCGCTGATTATGTGGCAACAGGACATTATTGTCAAAAAAGTGAAATCGAAGTTGATGGAAAACCTGTTTACCAATTAATTGCCGGAGCAGATAATAATAAGGATCAATCTTATTTTTTATGTCAGTTATCGCAAGAGCAATTGGCTAAATCATTGTTTCCAATTGGTGCTTTGACTAAACCTGAAGTACGCGAAATCGCTGCTGAAATGGATTTGGTAACGGCTGAAAAGAAAGATTCTCAAGGATTATGTTTCATCGGAAAAGTTCGTTTACCGGAATTTCTGCAACAAAAATTGCAGCCTAAAGAAGGTAAAATTGTTCAGATTGATAAAAACGATCCAATTTATACAATCGAAAAACCAACAGGTTTATCATTGGAAGAAGAATTAAAATTAGAAGCTAAAAAGCGTGATTATCTTCCAACAATGGGAAAAGTGGTTGGAAAACATCAAGGTGCTCATTATTTTACAATTGGACAAAGAAAAGGATTGAATGTAGGCGGAACGACAGATCCGTTGTTTATCATCGCTACAGATGTTGAAACCAATACTATTTATACGGGTTTAACAAGTCTGCATCCTGGATTATTCAAAAAAGCTTTATTTATCGAAAAATCTGAAGTACACTGGATTCGTACTGATTTGGCTTTAAAAGTTGGAGAAAAAATGGAAGTTATGGCGAGAATTCGTTACCGTCAGCCTTTACAAAAAGCAACTTTACATCAATTTGAAGACGGAATGTACGTTCAATTTGAAGAAGGACAATCTGCAATTACAGAAGGTCAGTTTGTAGCTTGGTATTTCGATAATGAATTAGTTGGTTCGGGAGTAATTTCTTAG
- a CDS encoding T9SS type B sorting domain-containing protein, translating into MKIKYFTAFLLFLTVLNVSSQEWKQNFKIVEPVRARDNDFGFSVATYDGYAAYGADQVDIGGVENSGKVYIAKQDCDGWTIYQELSRPDARNYCGFGSVLFMEGKTLAVVGCDPSVSYGNAVYIYERDTNGQYIFTQKIARDENSLYDNYGSRIAISENFMVIGSSYNSTDSNLNNYLENAGAAYIFFKGTDGVWTLVQKIVASDRERRDTFGNSVAIYKNTIVVGAVEEGTNWAGAAYVFEKNNDSNTWRETKKLTAYDFRGLQDRFGEIVKINENGIIISAPSEDDYDSDLSGDGGGSLTSLGSVYIFKKNPSGQWIGNQKIRASDGSAKIFGFGNQMELYKNHIAVRASEYEYDTKGNLSKVFGRVYMFKKGVNDIWNEYQTVQSNIKRNSDWFAGSISLYENDLFVGAFWDALDADGQNYIGYAGTVYIFNTYDYVNTQKPILNTIPVLTSCADLGNGFSSHFDMSSIEKDLVENPEDFVFSYKDQLGNNLSSPLPLNYSNKYPYNEKISIRVGNKNNPSCYSETKIELNTISSVSLNAIPEFKECDYNGTGYAVFDLSKINSLLVDDTSLYDFSYFDYNNNDISVFINESYKNAVKNHEEITVNVTSKSTSCTAITKIVLNVSNAGLDCEIIDTYDIPKFFTPNGDGINDLWEISGLENKIYTLYIYDRYGMLLKTLGQNSGWDGNFQGRPLPASDYWFHIVFENGIDKRGHFALKR; encoded by the coding sequence ATGAAAATAAAATATTTCACGGCATTTTTATTATTTCTAACGGTATTAAATGTATCTTCTCAAGAATGGAAACAAAACTTTAAAATTGTTGAGCCTGTCAGAGCAAGAGATAATGATTTTGGGTTTTCTGTTGCAACTTATGATGGTTATGCTGCTTACGGTGCTGATCAGGTAGATATTGGTGGTGTCGAAAATTCTGGTAAAGTTTATATCGCAAAGCAAGATTGCGATGGTTGGACGATATATCAGGAGCTTTCACGACCTGATGCAAGAAATTATTGTGGTTTTGGCTCGGTATTATTTATGGAAGGAAAAACACTTGCAGTTGTAGGTTGTGACCCTTCTGTTTCCTATGGAAATGCGGTCTATATATACGAAAGAGATACTAATGGTCAATATATATTTACGCAGAAAATAGCTAGGGATGAAAATTCTTTATACGATAATTACGGTTCTAGGATTGCTATATCAGAAAATTTTATGGTCATAGGATCATCATATAATAGCACAGATAGTAATTTAAATAATTATTTGGAAAATGCAGGAGCAGCTTATATTTTTTTTAAAGGTACTGATGGAGTTTGGACATTGGTGCAAAAAATTGTTGCTAGTGATAGAGAACGACGAGATACTTTTGGTAATTCTGTAGCTATTTATAAAAATACAATTGTAGTTGGAGCAGTTGAAGAAGGGACTAATTGGGCGGGAGCTGCTTACGTATTTGAAAAAAATAATGATTCTAACACATGGCGAGAGACTAAAAAACTAACTGCTTACGATTTTAGAGGGCTTCAGGATAGATTTGGTGAAATTGTAAAAATTAATGAAAATGGTATTATAATTTCAGCTCCAAGTGAAGATGATTACGATTCTGATTTAAGTGGAGATGGAGGAGGTTCACTTACTTCATTAGGTTCGGTTTATATTTTTAAAAAAAATCCAAGCGGGCAATGGATTGGTAATCAAAAAATAAGAGCTTCTGACGGCTCAGCTAAGATTTTTGGTTTTGGTAATCAGATGGAACTTTATAAGAATCATATTGCTGTAAGGGCTAGTGAATATGAATATGATACAAAGGGAAATTTATCAAAAGTTTTTGGACGCGTATATATGTTTAAAAAAGGAGTTAATGATATTTGGAATGAATATCAAACTGTACAGTCAAATATAAAACGCAATAGTGACTGGTTTGCTGGTTCAATTTCCTTATATGAAAATGATTTGTTTGTAGGTGCATTTTGGGATGCTTTAGATGCAGATGGTCAAAATTATATAGGTTACGCGGGAACAGTTTATATTTTTAATACTTATGATTATGTAAATACACAAAAACCAATATTAAATACTATTCCGGTTTTAACATCTTGTGCTGATTTAGGAAACGGTTTTTCATCTCATTTTGATATGTCATCTATTGAAAAAGATTTGGTCGAAAATCCTGAAGATTTTGTCTTTTCTTATAAAGATCAATTAGGTAATAATCTTTCATCACCTTTGCCTCTTAATTATTCTAATAAATATCCTTATAACGAAAAAATTAGTATAAGAGTTGGAAATAAAAATAATCCAAGCTGTTATAGTGAAACTAAAATTGAGTTAAATACTATTTCTTCTGTCAGTTTAAATGCAATTCCAGAGTTTAAAGAATGTGATTACAATGGAACAGGATATGCAGTATTTGATCTGTCAAAAATTAATTCTCTTTTAGTAGATGATACTTCTCTATATGATTTTTCGTACTTTGATTATAATAACAATGATATAAGTGTTTTTATAAACGAATCGTATAAAAACGCTGTTAAAAATCATGAAGAAATAACTGTTAATGTTACTTCAAAAAGCACCTCTTGTACAGCCATAACAAAAATAGTTTTAAATGTTTCTAATGCAGGTTTAGATTGTGAGATTATTGATACTTATGATATTCCTAAGTTTTTTACTCCAAATGGTGACGGGATAAATGATCTTTGGGAGATTAGCGGATTAGAAAATAAAATATACACTTTGTATATTTACGATAGATATGGAATGTTGTTAAAAACGTTGGGTCAGAATTCCGGATGGGATGGAAATTTTCAAGGAAGACCTTTGCCAGCCTCAGATTATTGGTTTCACATAGTTTTCGAAAATGGAATTGATAAAAGAGGGCATTTTGCATTAAAAAGATAA
- a CDS encoding S8 family serine peptidase, which yields MKHYYITLLLLVFTTVAFSQEDAWVYFKDKPNSQHFLDNPSEMLSARALERRTNQNISLDVTDVPVEETYITQVKAATGIVVMAQSKWMNALHIRGTQTDIVALKTLSFVDKVVFANRTLNTTGKKVSENKIAKTKDKLNTAIDYAYGNSANQIQMLNGQVLHQQNYTGSGKIIAVLDAGFPGVNTAQPFQKLITNNQILGGYDFVNRNDNFYTGDDHGTMVLSTIGGYKENALVGTAPNASFYLFITENDATENPVEESLWVEAAEKADYLGVDIITTSLGYFGFDDPNYSHTYSDMNGVTNFISRGAEIAFSKGIIVLASAGNEGSTAEPHIGGPADAVSVITVGSVNAVKVKAGSSSIGPSFDNRIKPDVMAQGAAAVVSDTNGNIGTANGTSFSCPIMAGMIACLWQAFPTKTNKEIRQMLLQSSDRYSAPNNNYGYGIPNFGATLGVEDFQTALSAFSVYPNPAETVVSFSFSKENYNASVKIYSVLGQKVIEKQITNQDPFLSVASLQSGLYFYAFDVDGLHKTGKIIKQ from the coding sequence ATGAAGCACTACTACATTACACTTCTATTGTTGGTTTTTACTACAGTTGCGTTTTCACAAGAAGATGCGTGGGTCTATTTTAAAGATAAACCAAATTCACAGCACTTTTTAGACAATCCGTCTGAAATGCTTTCTGCGCGCGCTTTAGAACGTAGAACCAATCAGAATATTTCTTTGGATGTTACGGATGTTCCTGTTGAAGAAACTTATATCACTCAGGTAAAAGCCGCTACAGGAATTGTTGTAATGGCACAATCCAAATGGATGAATGCGCTTCATATTCGAGGAACTCAAACCGATATTGTAGCTTTAAAAACACTTTCGTTTGTTGATAAAGTAGTTTTTGCCAATAGAACTTTGAACACAACTGGTAAAAAAGTTTCTGAGAACAAAATTGCAAAGACAAAAGACAAGCTAAATACTGCGATTGATTATGCTTACGGAAATTCAGCAAATCAGATTCAAATGCTTAACGGACAAGTTTTGCATCAGCAAAATTATACCGGATCAGGCAAAATAATTGCTGTTTTAGATGCTGGTTTTCCAGGTGTAAATACAGCTCAGCCATTTCAAAAATTGATTACTAATAATCAGATTTTAGGCGGATATGATTTTGTAAATAGAAACGATAACTTTTATACAGGTGACGATCATGGTACAATGGTGCTTTCGACAATTGGCGGTTACAAAGAAAACGCTTTAGTTGGAACAGCTCCAAATGCTTCATTTTATTTATTTATCACAGAAAATGATGCCACAGAAAATCCTGTTGAAGAATCGCTTTGGGTAGAAGCCGCAGAAAAAGCTGATTACCTGGGAGTTGATATAATTACAACTTCGTTGGGATATTTTGGGTTTGATGATCCTAATTACAGTCATACTTATAGTGATATGAACGGTGTTACAAATTTCATTTCGCGTGGAGCCGAAATCGCTTTTAGCAAAGGGATTATTGTGTTAGCTTCTGCAGGAAATGAAGGAAGTACTGCGGAACCGCATATTGGAGGTCCGGCAGATGCAGTTTCAGTTATAACTGTTGGTTCTGTTAACGCTGTAAAAGTAAAAGCGGGTTCAAGTTCTATTGGGCCAAGTTTTGATAATCGAATAAAACCCGATGTTATGGCGCAAGGTGCCGCAGCGGTTGTTTCTGATACTAATGGGAATATTGGTACGGCAAACGGAACTTCATTTTCTTGCCCAATTATGGCAGGAATGATTGCGTGTTTGTGGCAGGCGTTTCCAACAAAAACGAACAAAGAAATCCGACAAATGTTACTTCAATCTTCTGATCGCTATTCGGCACCAAATAATAATTATGGTTACGGAATTCCAAATTTTGGAGCAACTTTGGGAGTTGAAGATTTTCAAACTGCGCTTTCAGCCTTTTCAGTATATCCAAATCCTGCTGAAACTGTAGTTTCATTTTCATTTTCGAAGGAAAATTATAACGCTTCGGTTAAAATTTATTCGGTTTTAGGACAAAAAGTAATCGAAAAACAAATAACAAATCAAGATCCATTTCTTTCCGTAGCATCTTTACAAAGCGGACTTTACTTTTATGCTTTTGATGTTGACGGTTTGCATAAAACAGGAAAGATAATTAAACAATAA